A window of the Rhodoferax sp. GW822-FHT02A01 genome harbors these coding sequences:
- a CDS encoding TonB-dependent receptor, whose product MIHPKFLFSLACVCAQMALAQVGKPASDDAPAATVSESDFLQDVPTIISVSRLSQTLADTPGAVTILDRQFIHMSGARDVVDLLRLVPGFQTTTSYETDAPMATYHGRNDDWANRIQVLVDGRSVYSGLLQGSAGIGWKTLALDDIERIEVLRGSNSATYGARAFLGVVNIISRDVRETIGAAANLSQGENSIADMGLRVGWNHGIGTYRISADQVQDDGLQGAFGKNHTERANFSSLIAISTGTDLEFRAGGVGVYAGRGEPGDTGGNPARNWFMGSQFIQADWRSVLDDAHDLSVSVSHTENTSHDTFYFLTPGPYYMATVDFSGNEYVDSISSQYTSRLSPDWRAVWGAEFRKERVVSPSQFDQLGSVTNDFYRLFGSAEWRMSDTLLLNAGALAEHNDFSGDSVSPRLMLNWHFQPGHTLRVGASTAFRPPSAYEKYGQRQYYDANHQNPTGYFTYNDGSVQAERLFSQELGYYFAPPSSQFSGDVRIFNEHISDGIAHTETVTPGIQPERYVNAHDDQINGVEWQLAWSPGEATRMLLSQTWTDIQASTTEPGNNLFRTGHSAPRYAASLTLMHSFDSGLHLSVMHQQADDVALMSISNNPWVFSMQRTDLRLAQDFRLGGSKAELALVVQNLNDPYRDGDQKFYFNRRAFVTLKVEN is encoded by the coding sequence TTGATTCATCCAAAATTTCTCTTCAGTCTGGCCTGCGTGTGCGCGCAAATGGCATTGGCGCAGGTCGGCAAACCGGCAAGCGATGATGCGCCCGCGGCGACTGTCTCCGAATCCGACTTCCTGCAGGACGTGCCGACGATCATCTCGGTATCGCGGCTATCGCAGACCCTGGCAGACACGCCAGGTGCTGTCACCATTCTGGATCGCCAGTTCATCCATATGTCCGGTGCACGCGACGTGGTCGACCTGCTGCGCCTGGTGCCCGGCTTTCAAACCACCACCTCGTACGAGACTGACGCCCCGATGGCCACCTACCATGGCCGCAACGACGACTGGGCCAACCGCATTCAGGTGCTGGTGGACGGACGTTCGGTGTATTCGGGGTTGCTGCAAGGTTCAGCGGGCATTGGCTGGAAAACACTGGCGCTGGACGACATCGAGCGCATTGAAGTCCTGCGCGGTTCCAATTCGGCGACCTATGGTGCACGGGCCTTTCTGGGCGTGGTCAACATCATTTCCCGGGATGTGCGCGAGACCATAGGGGCGGCCGCGAACCTGAGCCAGGGCGAGAACAGCATTGCAGACATGGGATTGCGTGTCGGCTGGAACCATGGGATTGGCACCTACCGCATCAGCGCCGACCAGGTGCAGGACGATGGCCTGCAAGGTGCCTTCGGCAAGAACCACACCGAACGCGCCAACTTCTCTTCCCTGATTGCCATCAGTACCGGCACCGACCTGGAGTTTCGCGCCGGTGGCGTGGGTGTATACGCCGGACGTGGTGAGCCCGGCGATACGGGCGGCAATCCGGCGCGCAACTGGTTCATGGGTTCGCAATTCATCCAGGCCGACTGGCGCAGCGTGCTGGACGACGCGCACGATCTGTCGGTGAGCGTGTCGCATACCGAAAACACCAGCCACGACACTTTCTACTTCCTGACTCCCGGACCGTATTACATGGCCACCGTGGACTTCAGCGGCAACGAATATGTGGACTCGATCTCTTCGCAGTACACCTCGCGCCTGAGTCCGGATTGGCGCGCCGTCTGGGGGGCAGAGTTCCGAAAGGAGCGTGTGGTCTCGCCATCCCAATTCGACCAGTTGGGCAGCGTGACCAACGATTTCTATCGTCTGTTCGGTAGCGCCGAGTGGCGCATGAGTGACACGCTTTTGCTCAATGCCGGTGCGCTAGCCGAGCACAACGACTTTTCCGGCGACTCCGTCTCACCGCGATTGATGCTGAACTGGCATTTCCAGCCCGGCCACACCTTGCGCGTGGGTGCGTCAACTGCGTTTCGTCCACCCAGTGCCTACGAAAAATATGGCCAGCGCCAGTACTACGACGCCAACCACCAGAACCCCACCGGCTACTTCACCTATAACGACGGCAGCGTTCAGGCGGAGCGGCTGTTTTCGCAGGAGCTGGGCTACTACTTTGCACCACCCTCCAGCCAGTTCAGTGGGGATGTGCGGATTTTCAATGAGCACATCAGCGACGGTATTGCGCACACTGAAACCGTCACCCCGGGCATACAGCCGGAGCGCTACGTCAATGCCCATGATGACCAGATCAACGGTGTCGAATGGCAACTGGCCTGGTCACCTGGTGAAGCCACCCGCATGCTGCTGTCGCAGACCTGGACCGATATTCAAGCGTCCACCACCGAACCCGGAAACAACCTGTTCCGCACCGGGCACAGCGCGCCGCGCTATGCGGCCAGTCTGACGCTGATGCATTCCTTTGACAGCGGACTGCATCTTTCCGTGATGCACCAGCAGGCCGATGACGTAGCACTGATGTCCATCTCCAACAATCCCTGGGTGTTCTCCATGCAGCGCACCGACCTGCGTCTGGCGCAGGACTTCCGGCTTGGCGGCAGCAAGGCCGAGCTGGCACTGGTGGTGCAGAACCTGAACGATCCGTACCGGGATGGGGACCAGAAGTTCTACTTCAATCGACGCGCCTTCGTGACCCTCAAGGTCGAGAACTGA
- a CDS encoding ABC transporter substrate binding protein → MWYRLGLLLGLALAFGPALACQVCVVSSEKAPAFQEAYDSLSQELQRLGVARQDIALLGIAEYQDGGPAVLEARLLITLGTDALRHVATRNGKLLIAGLIPRISYERVLAESGRKSAAATAALYLDQPFGRQLDLMRLALPRLHRVGVLWGPESISLQPLLNTALQSRGMELSEGLYSDGQTLIGALQMALHDADGLLAVADTAIYNANTVSNILLTSYRAKVPVQAFSPAYVKAGALLSVHSTAGQIGSQLAVMAYQVLQTNNMPQSQYPVDFSVTTNDYIARSLGLTLDAKVLSDRLHRMEKRP, encoded by the coding sequence TTGTGGTACCGACTCGGACTGCTGCTGGGTTTGGCCCTGGCTTTCGGTCCGGCGCTCGCCTGTCAGGTGTGCGTGGTCAGCAGCGAGAAGGCACCTGCGTTCCAGGAGGCCTATGACAGCCTCAGCCAGGAGCTGCAACGTCTAGGCGTTGCGCGCCAGGACATCGCACTGCTGGGCATTGCCGAATACCAGGACGGCGGGCCCGCCGTGCTGGAGGCAAGGCTGCTGATAACCCTGGGCACCGACGCCTTGCGCCATGTCGCCACGCGCAATGGCAAGCTGCTGATTGCCGGACTGATACCGCGCATCAGCTATGAGCGCGTGCTGGCCGAATCCGGCAGAAAAAGTGCTGCGGCAACCGCTGCACTGTACCTGGATCAGCCCTTTGGCCGCCAGCTTGATCTGATGCGGCTGGCCTTGCCGCGCCTGCATCGCGTGGGCGTTTTGTGGGGCCCCGAATCGATCAGCCTGCAGCCGCTGCTGAATACGGCCCTCCAGTCCCGCGGCATGGAATTATCTGAAGGCCTCTACAGCGACGGACAAACCCTGATTGGCGCATTGCAAATGGCGCTGCATGATGCCGATGGTTTGTTGGCAGTTGCCGATACCGCAATCTATAACGCCAACACCGTGTCCAATATCCTGCTCACCAGTTACCGCGCCAAAGTTCCGGTGCAGGCATTCTCCCCGGCATACGTCAAGGCGGGTGCCCTGCTGTCCGTACACAGCACGGCCGGTCAGATCGGCAGCCAGTTGGCCGTCATGGCGTATCAGGTCCTGCAAACCAACAACATGCCCCAGAGCCAATACCCCGTGGACTTCAGCGTCACGACCAACGACTACATCGCCCGCTCGCTCGGTTTGACGCTGGATGCCAAGGTGCTGTCCGATCGGCTGCACCGCATGGAGAAACGGCCATGA
- a CDS encoding ATP-binding protein yields the protein MMGSSIRARMALASILPVLLVVATIAGIFWQGRVQDLENSHQQRTRLLVHQVALFSAYGLFSGNTASLQSVVQEIQREADVQLVMVFDANGDVLAYSGPTEVRALSDAESPNFKAGLRTRHLDMRIESVLPTTVPIDDMFTPEQTTNSHFAAPLGSAMVVVSRQDLDEKKSDALLTALWVGAAGMLLGGFLAFRLGDWVVRPLVRISQMVKRIGQGDFTIAPIVSERDPLKELQVSLNQMAERLAWGRDELERQVEKVTQELRLKKEQAESATQAKSRFLAAASHDLRQPSHALGMFVARLGQLPMDPQMRQLVNNLQVSVQEMQDLLDGLLDLSRLDSGNVQIRMAPVDLNDLLNSVRSSLANVAQAKGLRLRVRSTRLWGQSDATLLVRMLVNLVINAIRYTERGTVLVCCRPYDQGQGVRIEVWDSGIGIPAQHHDDIFKEFYQLANRAGDRNFGMGLGLNIVQRSAALLGHEIVLRSNLGCGTRFSILLKAAQPVRVQSDKLLGALQPTLGDITGLHVLLIEDNDNAREAVRQLLLSWGCKVVVAKTLVEAQTQLLQHGVPDVILSDYHLGAAENGIECIAALRALAGGTVPACLMSGDTHDAFLDAVNAADLPLLHKPVRPAKLRSLLRRMLP from the coding sequence ATGATGGGCAGCAGCATTCGCGCGCGCATGGCGCTGGCCTCCATTCTTCCGGTGTTGCTGGTGGTAGCCACCATCGCCGGCATCTTCTGGCAAGGCAGGGTTCAGGATCTGGAGAACTCCCACCAGCAGCGCACTCGCTTGCTGGTGCATCAGGTGGCGTTGTTCAGCGCCTATGGCCTGTTCTCGGGCAACACGGCCAGTCTGCAAAGTGTGGTGCAGGAAATCCAGCGCGAGGCCGACGTCCAGCTGGTGATGGTGTTTGACGCCAATGGTGACGTGCTGGCCTACAGCGGGCCTACCGAGGTACGTGCGCTCTCCGATGCCGAGTCCCCCAACTTCAAGGCCGGCCTGCGCACCAGGCATCTGGACATGCGCATCGAATCCGTTCTGCCCACGACTGTTCCGATTGATGACATGTTCACGCCGGAGCAGACCACAAACTCCCACTTTGCGGCTCCGTTGGGCAGTGCCATGGTGGTGGTGTCCCGGCAGGATCTGGATGAAAAGAAGAGCGATGCCCTGCTGACCGCTTTGTGGGTCGGTGCCGCAGGCATGCTGCTCGGCGGGTTTCTGGCGTTCCGGCTAGGCGATTGGGTGGTGCGGCCACTGGTGCGCATTTCCCAGATGGTCAAGCGCATCGGCCAGGGCGACTTCACCATCGCGCCCATCGTCTCTGAGCGCGACCCTCTGAAAGAGCTGCAGGTTTCGCTCAACCAGATGGCTGAACGCCTGGCCTGGGGGCGCGATGAGCTGGAGCGCCAGGTCGAGAAAGTGACGCAGGAGTTGCGCCTGAAGAAGGAGCAGGCAGAAAGCGCAACCCAGGCCAAGTCGCGCTTTCTGGCGGCGGCCAGCCACGATTTGCGCCAGCCTTCGCATGCCTTGGGCATGTTTGTGGCCCGGCTGGGTCAGTTGCCCATGGACCCGCAGATGCGGCAGCTGGTCAACAACCTGCAGGTCTCGGTACAGGAAATGCAGGACCTGCTGGATGGCCTGTTGGATTTGTCGCGGCTGGATTCCGGCAACGTGCAAATCCGCATGGCACCCGTGGACCTGAACGATCTGCTGAACTCGGTACGAAGTTCCCTGGCCAATGTGGCCCAGGCCAAGGGGTTGCGGCTGCGCGTGCGCTCCACCCGTCTGTGGGGTCAGAGCGACGCCACGCTGCTGGTTCGCATGCTGGTCAATCTGGTCATCAACGCCATCCGATACACCGAGCGCGGAACGGTGCTGGTGTGCTGTCGTCCGTACGACCAAGGGCAGGGTGTGCGCATCGAGGTATGGGATAGCGGCATCGGCATACCGGCACAGCACCATGACGACATCTTCAAGGAGTTCTACCAACTCGCCAACCGCGCCGGCGACCGCAACTTCGGCATGGGTCTGGGGCTCAACATCGTGCAGCGCAGTGCTGCTCTGCTGGGGCACGAGATCGTGCTGCGATCCAACCTGGGTTGCGGCACCCGGTTTTCCATCCTGCTCAAGGCAGCACAGCCAGTGAGGGTCCAGTCCGACAAGCTGTTGGGCGCGTTGCAACCCACGTTGGGGGACATCACCGGCTTGCATGTCCTGCTGATTGAGGACAACGACAACGCCCGCGAGGCAGTGCGCCAACTGCTGCTTTCCTGGGGCTGCAAGGTAGTCGTGGCCAAAACGCTGGTGGAGGCCCAGACGCAACTGCTGCAGCACGGAGTGCCGGACGTGATCCTGAGTGACTACCATCTGGGCGCTGCAGAGAACGGCATTGAATGCATTGCCGCACTGCGCGCGCTGGCTGGCGGCACGGTGCCCGCATGCCTGATGAGCGGCGATACCCATGACGCGTTTCTGGACGCCGTCAATGCTGCCGATCTGCCCTTGCTGCACAAGCCGGTGCGACCGGCCAAACTGCGCAGCCTGCTGCGTCGCATGCTGCCCTGA
- a CDS encoding FAD-dependent oxidoreductase, with the protein MAKFPERAKVVIIGQGGIVGASVVHHLIERGWDNIVGIDKSAIPTDVGSTAHASDFCFNTMHDQMSIFTTKYSIDFYDKMGRYERIGGLEVARVGDDERMQELKRRVASGKAFGNRVEMITPAEAKAKFPLLEESMIQGALWDPDAGLVKPRSQMVAGELVDAAVASGKLLSFANTACTGLRIENGRIQGVETTKGYIAADYVVVCAGLWGRLIANMAGEDLPIMPVDHPLTFFKPYLEFAGTGKDIGYPLLRDQGNSAYLRDTGDPKTPEGGQIEWGYYEEKNPRMCHPRDLLEKEQARLSPSQRDLELEQIMEPLERAIELTPILAELGYDEKYSFNGLLQVTTDGNPSIGESSKVRGLWYAEAIWVKDAPGVGKLVADWMTDGYTHLDHARIDVARIYPYQQDEKYIHDRCYEGAFKIYNPPVHNREPYSAGRGIFKSPFYEREKALGAYFMELSGWERAHGYASNEHLLEVYGDKVPVRANEWDNRHFWRVSNAEHLKMSEDVGMINVSHFAEIDVVGPDAADLLEYICVAKVGGDTPVGKGVYTHFLDAKGGVRADLTVLRLGQDHYRVVDGADAGHRDLTWIRRMAQDRGANVEVTDTTTQYGCLGVWGPNARATIQKIADEPEAWSNENFPFAALRELKIKGVPVLAFRISYVGEQGWELHFKYEDGLALWDALYALGVTPVGVETYANSRRMEKSLRLQNADLLTEYNLFEADLARPKVKAADFHGKAAHMKFRERAHQPATLCTLVMTSNIDSSGVARYPLGNLPVMDPATGATLIDSEGRRSYTTSIAFGPTIGKNIALAYLPHEYCQVGRELQVQYFDDVYPVKVEAVGYGPLYDPENIKPRS; encoded by the coding sequence ATGGCCAAATTTCCTGAACGAGCCAAAGTTGTCATCATTGGCCAAGGCGGCATCGTCGGCGCCTCGGTGGTGCATCACCTGATCGAACGCGGTTGGGACAACATCGTCGGCATCGACAAGTCCGCCATCCCCACCGACGTGGGTTCGACCGCACACGCCTCTGATTTCTGCTTCAACACGATGCACGATCAGATGTCGATCTTCACCACCAAGTACAGCATCGACTTCTACGACAAGATGGGCCGCTATGAGCGCATCGGCGGCCTCGAAGTCGCCCGCGTGGGCGATGACGAGCGCATGCAGGAACTCAAGCGCCGCGTGGCGTCCGGCAAGGCCTTCGGCAACCGGGTCGAGATGATCACCCCCGCAGAAGCCAAGGCCAAGTTCCCGCTGCTGGAAGAAAGCATGATCCAGGGCGCGTTGTGGGACCCGGACGCCGGTCTGGTCAAGCCACGCTCACAGATGGTGGCCGGCGAACTGGTCGACGCCGCCGTGGCCTCTGGCAAGCTGCTGTCGTTTGCCAACACCGCCTGCACCGGCCTGCGCATCGAGAACGGCCGCATCCAGGGCGTGGAAACCACCAAGGGCTATATCGCCGCAGACTACGTAGTAGTCTGCGCCGGCCTGTGGGGCCGCCTGATTGCCAACATGGCGGGCGAAGACCTGCCCATCATGCCGGTGGACCACCCGCTCACCTTCTTCAAACCCTACCTGGAATTTGCCGGCACCGGCAAGGACATCGGCTACCCGCTGCTGCGCGACCAGGGCAACTCGGCCTACCTGCGCGACACCGGGGACCCCAAGACCCCCGAAGGCGGCCAGATCGAATGGGGCTACTACGAAGAGAAAAACCCCCGCATGTGCCACCCGCGCGACCTGCTTGAGAAAGAGCAGGCCCGCCTGTCGCCCTCGCAGCGCGACCTGGAGCTGGAGCAGATCATGGAGCCGCTGGAACGCGCCATCGAGCTGACCCCCATCCTGGCCGAGCTGGGCTACGACGAGAAATACTCCTTTAACGGCCTGCTGCAAGTCACCACCGACGGCAACCCCTCCATTGGCGAATCGAGCAAGGTGCGCGGCCTGTGGTACGCCGAAGCGATTTGGGTGAAAGACGCACCCGGCGTGGGCAAGCTGGTGGCCGACTGGATGACCGACGGCTATACCCACCTGGACCACGCCCGCATCGACGTGGCCCGCATCTATCCGTACCAGCAGGACGAAAAGTACATCCACGACCGCTGCTACGAAGGCGCCTTCAAGATCTATAACCCCCCTGTACACAACCGCGAGCCCTACAGCGCCGGACGCGGCATCTTCAAGAGCCCGTTCTACGAGCGCGAAAAAGCCCTGGGCGCCTACTTCATGGAGCTGTCCGGCTGGGAGCGTGCGCACGGCTACGCCAGCAACGAGCATCTGCTGGAAGTCTATGGCGACAAGGTGCCGGTGCGCGCCAACGAATGGGACAACCGCCACTTCTGGCGCGTCTCCAACGCCGAGCATCTCAAGATGTCGGAAGACGTGGGCATGATCAACGTCTCGCACTTCGCCGAGATCGACGTGGTGGGCCCGGATGCAGCCGACCTGCTGGAATACATCTGCGTGGCCAAGGTGGGTGGTGACACGCCGGTTGGCAAAGGTGTCTACACCCACTTCCTGGATGCCAAGGGCGGCGTGCGCGCCGACCTGACCGTCCTGCGTCTGGGGCAGGACCACTACCGCGTCGTCGACGGCGCTGACGCCGGCCACCGCGACCTGACCTGGATCCGCCGCATGGCCCAGGACCGCGGTGCCAATGTCGAAGTGACCGATACCACCACGCAATACGGTTGCCTGGGTGTGTGGGGCCCCAACGCCCGCGCCACCATCCAAAAGATTGCCGACGAGCCAGAAGCCTGGTCCAACGAAAACTTCCCCTTTGCGGCTTTGCGCGAACTCAAGATCAAGGGTGTTCCGGTGCTGGCCTTCCGCATCTCCTACGTGGGCGAGCAAGGCTGGGAACTGCACTTCAAGTACGAAGACGGTCTGGCCCTGTGGGACGCGCTGTATGCCCTGGGCGTCACCCCCGTGGGTGTGGAAACCTATGCCAACAGCCGCCGCATGGAAAAGAGCCTGCGCCTGCAGAACGCCGACCTGCTGACCGAGTACAACCTGTTCGAAGCCGATCTGGCCCGCCCCAAGGTCAAGGCTGCCGACTTCCACGGCAAGGCTGCCCACATGAAGTTCCGCGAGCGTGCGCACCAGCCCGCCACGCTATGCACCCTGGTCATGACCAGCAACATCGACAGCTCCGGCGTGGCCCGCTACCCCCTGGGCAACCTGCCAGTGATGGACCCGGCCACGGGCGCCACGCTGATCGACTCGGAAGGTCGCCGCTCGTACACCACCAGCATTGCATTCGGCCCCACCATCGGCAAGAACATTGCGCTGGCTTACCTGCCCCATGAATATTGCCAGGTGGGCCGTGAGCTGCAGGTGCAGTACTTTGACGATGTGTATCCGGTCAAGGTCGAAGCCGTGGGCTACGGCCCCCTGTACGATCCGGAAAACATCAAACCCCGTTCTTAA
- a CDS encoding electron transfer flavoprotein subunit beta/FixA family protein, whose protein sequence is MKAMVAVKRVVDYNVKVRVKTDGTGVDIANVKMSMNPFDEIAVEEAVRLKEKGVVTEIIAVSCGVAQCQETLRTAMAIGADRAILVETTADLQPLAVAKLLKALVDKEQPGLVIVGKQAIDDDCNQTGQMLAALGDWPQATFASKVEIVDGKLKATREVDGGSESLSLTLPAIITTDLRLNEPRYVTLPNIMKAKKKPLETVKPEDLGVDVNPRIKTLKVSEPPARSAGIKVPDVATLVDKLKNEAKVI, encoded by the coding sequence ATGAAAGCAATGGTCGCGGTCAAACGCGTGGTGGACTACAACGTCAAGGTTCGGGTCAAAACCGACGGCACGGGCGTGGATATTGCCAACGTCAAGATGAGCATGAACCCCTTTGACGAGATCGCTGTGGAAGAGGCGGTGCGCCTAAAGGAAAAGGGCGTGGTCACCGAGATCATCGCCGTATCCTGCGGTGTAGCCCAGTGCCAGGAAACCCTGCGCACGGCCATGGCCATTGGTGCAGACCGCGCCATCCTGGTGGAAACCACGGCTGACCTGCAGCCCCTGGCGGTTGCCAAGCTCCTGAAGGCTTTGGTGGACAAGGAACAACCCGGCCTGGTGATCGTGGGCAAGCAGGCCATCGACGACGACTGCAACCAGACCGGCCAGATGCTGGCCGCCCTGGGCGACTGGCCCCAGGCCACCTTTGCCAGCAAGGTCGAGATCGTGGACGGCAAGCTCAAAGCGACGCGCGAAGTGGACGGCGGCTCCGAGTCCCTGTCCTTGACCCTGCCGGCCATCATCACCACCGATCTGCGCCTGAACGAGCCGCGCTATGTGACGCTACCCAACATCATGAAGGCCAAGAAGAAGCCGCTGGAGACCGTCAAGCCCGAAGATCTGGGTGTGGACGTAAACCCGCGTATCAAGACCTTGAAGGTCAGCGAGCCGCCGGCCCGCAGCGCCGGCATCAAGGTGCCCGACGTAGCCACATTGGTCGACAAGCTCAAGAACGAAGCCAAGGTGATCTAG
- a CDS encoding FAD-binding protein, with translation MTSLVIAEHDNASIKPATLNTITAAAQLGGDVHVLVAGHNAAAAAAQAAQIAGVAKVIHADEAGLAHGLAENVTAQVLAIAGSYSHIVLAATPSGKNIAPRIAAKLDVGQISDITKVISPDTFERPIYAGNAIATVQATDATKVLTVRTTGFDPAAATGGSAAVETASAVAAATSVTFLGSEIAKNDRPELTSAKIIVSGGRALGSSEKFTEVITPLADKLNAAMGASRAAVDAGYAPNDWQVGQTGKIVAPQLYIAVGISGAIQHLAGMKDSKVIVAINKDGEAPIFSVADYGLEADLFAAVPELVKAL, from the coding sequence ATGACTTCTCTTGTAATCGCTGAACACGACAATGCCAGCATCAAGCCCGCCACCCTCAACACCATCACCGCAGCCGCCCAGCTCGGTGGTGATGTGCACGTGCTGGTGGCTGGCCACAATGCCGCAGCTGCTGCCGCCCAAGCCGCCCAGATTGCTGGCGTGGCCAAGGTCATCCATGCCGATGAGGCCGGTCTGGCCCACGGCCTGGCCGAGAACGTCACCGCCCAGGTGCTGGCCATTGCAGGCAGCTACAGCCACATCGTGCTGGCCGCCACGCCTTCGGGCAAGAACATTGCGCCGCGCATTGCCGCCAAGCTGGATGTGGGCCAGATCAGCGACATCACCAAGGTGATCAGCCCCGACACCTTTGAGCGCCCCATCTATGCGGGCAACGCCATTGCTACGGTACAAGCCACGGACGCCACCAAGGTGCTGACGGTGCGCACCACGGGCTTTGACCCGGCAGCTGCCACCGGTGGCAGTGCTGCAGTGGAAACCGCAAGTGCAGTCGCCGCAGCAACCAGCGTCACCTTCCTGGGTTCGGAGATTGCCAAGAACGATCGCCCGGAGCTCACCAGCGCCAAGATCATCGTGAGCGGTGGCCGTGCCCTGGGCTCCTCCGAGAAGTTCACGGAAGTGATCACTCCGCTGGCCGACAAGCTCAATGCAGCGATGGGTGCATCCCGTGCCGCCGTGGACGCGGGCTACGCGCCCAACGACTGGCAAGTGGGCCAGACCGGCAAGATCGTGGCACCCCAGCTCTACATTGCCGTAGGCATCAGTGGCGCCATCCAGCACCTGGCCGGCATGAAGGACTCCAAGGTGATCGTGGCCATCAACAAGGATGGCGAGGCCCCGATCTTCTCGGTGGCCGACTACGGCCTGGAGGCGGATCTGTTCGCCGCGGTGCCGGAGCTGGTCAAGGCGCTGTAA
- a CDS encoding Bug family tripartite tricarboxylate transporter substrate binding protein — translation MPMFKIVRSFVRAWVCLALVFAGAAWAEGSALHMLVGFPPGGGTDAIARTLGDKLKDVLGVPVLVENKAGAGGQIAAQALKAAAADGNTVFLSHDHTISILPQVLKNPGYEPAKDFVPVAGVATFVNAFALSGGTPAKSMTAYVTWIKGQGGGKGTVGVPAPASVPEFLVQVIGQKYALDLQAAPYRGGAPMMSDMLGNQIAAGVASVPDFIENHRGGKLQIVAVMGAKRQAILPDVPTFSELGLSGFEDVPYYGFFAPAGTPRAAIDRFSDALAKVLAMPDVKDRLTHMGLTVGFMTSQQLATREQAYTKTWARIIKASGFVAQ, via the coding sequence ATGCCGATGTTCAAAATAGTCCGTTCTTTTGTGCGTGCCTGGGTATGTCTTGCTTTGGTTTTTGCCGGTGCGGCCTGGGCAGAGGGGTCTGCGCTGCACATGCTGGTGGGCTTCCCGCCCGGTGGTGGCACCGATGCGATTGCCCGCACGCTGGGTGACAAACTCAAGGATGTGTTGGGCGTTCCGGTGCTGGTGGAAAACAAGGCTGGTGCCGGCGGCCAGATTGCGGCGCAGGCGCTCAAGGCTGCGGCTGCGGACGGCAACACGGTCTTTCTGTCGCATGACCACACCATTTCCATACTGCCGCAGGTGCTCAAGAACCCGGGCTATGAGCCCGCCAAGGACTTTGTGCCCGTGGCCGGTGTGGCAACTTTTGTGAATGCCTTTGCCCTGTCGGGTGGCACACCGGCGAAATCCATGACGGCCTACGTGACCTGGATCAAGGGCCAGGGCGGCGGCAAGGGGACGGTTGGCGTTCCCGCGCCGGCCTCCGTGCCGGAGTTTCTGGTGCAGGTGATCGGGCAGAAATATGCGCTGGACTTGCAGGCCGCACCTTACCGGGGCGGTGCGCCCATGATGTCCGACATGCTAGGCAATCAGATAGCAGCAGGCGTGGCTTCAGTTCCAGACTTCATCGAGAACCACCGTGGTGGCAAGCTGCAGATCGTGGCAGTGATGGGCGCCAAGCGCCAAGCCATATTGCCCGATGTGCCCACCTTTTCCGAGCTGGGTCTGAGCGGCTTTGAGGACGTGCCGTACTACGGCTTCTTCGCACCGGCCGGTACGCCGCGCGCCGCGATAGACCGCTTCTCCGATGCGTTGGCCAAGGTGCTGGCCATGCCCGATGTGAAGGACCGCCTCACGCACATGGGGTTGACGGTGGGCTTCATGACCAGCCAGCAACTCGCCACACGGGAGCAGGCCTATACCAAGACCTGGGCCCGCATCATCAAGGCCAGCGGCTTTGTGGCGCAGTAG